A single window of Pseudomonas benzenivorans DNA harbors:
- the pelF gene encoding GT4 family glycosyltransferase PelF, protein MKKSTEPLPSADICLLLEGTWPYVRGGVSSWVNQLILGLPELTFSVFFIGGQREAYGKRQYAIPTNVLHIEEHFLESAWQPGAAVTAARREGPREVLGDLHHFLHHPDEPTPEQGQAVLAMLAKGSLSLDDVLHSKASWEAITDGYARHCSDPSFVNYFWTLRTMQAPLLMLAEAAQRLPPARVLHSISTGYAGLLGSILQQRWQCSYLLSEHGIYTKERKIDLAQASWISENPDEALSTGLDTEVSYIRRLWIRFFERIGLLAYHSAEPIIALYEGNRQRQIADGAEAARTKVIPNGIAMGGWDGVLARRPEGIPPVVGLIGRVVPIKDLKTFIRAMRSVVSAIPEAEGWIVGPQEEDPDYAQECHSLVTSLGLEGKVKFLGFQKIHEVMPKLGLMVLTSISEAQPLVILEAWAAGTPVVSTDVGSCRELIEGADEEDRALGSAGEVVAIADPQATARAILDLLSNPQRWQAAQAVGLTRVNRYYTEDLMLERYRNLYQQAMGAV, encoded by the coding sequence ATGAAGAAGTCCACCGAACCGCTGCCGAGCGCCGACATCTGCCTGCTGCTGGAGGGCACTTGGCCCTACGTCCGCGGCGGCGTCTCGAGCTGGGTCAACCAGTTGATCCTGGGCCTGCCGGAGTTGACCTTCTCGGTGTTCTTCATCGGTGGCCAGCGCGAAGCCTACGGCAAGCGCCAGTACGCGATTCCGACCAACGTCCTGCACATCGAGGAGCACTTCCTCGAGAGCGCCTGGCAGCCCGGCGCCGCAGTGACGGCGGCGCGCCGCGAAGGGCCGCGAGAGGTGCTGGGCGACCTGCATCATTTCCTCCACCATCCCGACGAGCCGACCCCTGAGCAGGGGCAGGCGGTCCTGGCAATGCTCGCCAAGGGTTCCCTGAGCCTGGACGACGTGCTGCACAGCAAGGCCAGCTGGGAGGCCATCACCGATGGCTACGCGCGGCACTGCAGCGATCCTTCGTTCGTCAACTACTTCTGGACCCTGCGCACCATGCAGGCGCCCCTGCTGATGCTCGCCGAGGCGGCGCAGCGTCTGCCGCCGGCCCGGGTCTTGCACTCGATCTCCACCGGCTATGCCGGCCTGCTCGGCAGCATCCTGCAGCAGCGCTGGCAGTGCAGCTACCTGCTCAGCGAGCACGGGATCTACACCAAGGAGCGCAAGATCGACCTGGCCCAGGCCAGCTGGATCTCGGAAAACCCCGACGAAGCACTGAGCACCGGCCTGGATACCGAGGTCAGCTATATCCGCCGCCTGTGGATTCGCTTCTTCGAGCGCATCGGCCTGCTGGCCTACCACTCGGCCGAACCGATCATTGCCCTCTACGAAGGCAATCGCCAGCGGCAGATCGCCGATGGCGCCGAAGCGGCGCGCACCAAAGTCATCCCCAACGGCATCGCCATGGGCGGCTGGGACGGCGTCCTGGCGCGACGGCCGGAAGGCATTCCGCCGGTGGTGGGGCTGATCGGCCGGGTGGTGCCGATCAAGGACCTGAAGACCTTTATCCGGGCGATGCGTTCGGTGGTCAGCGCCATCCCCGAGGCCGAGGGCTGGATAGTCGGGCCGCAGGAGGAGGACCCCGACTATGCCCAGGAGTGCCATAGCCTGGTGACCAGCCTGGGCCTGGAAGGCAAGGTCAAATTCCTCGGCTTCCAGAAGATCCATGAGGTGATGCCCAAGCTCGGCCTGATGGTGCTGACCTCGATCAGCGAGGCGCAGCCGCTGGTGATTCTCGAAGCCTGGGCCGCGGGCACGCCTGTGGTCAGCACCGATGTGGGTTCCTGCCGCGAGCTGATCGAGGGCGCCGACGAAGAGGACCGCGCCCTCGGCAGTGCGGGTGAGGTGGTGGCCATTGCCGATCCACAGGCGACCGCGCGGGCGATCCTCGACCTGCTGAGCAACCCACAGCGCTGGCAGGCCGCCCAGGCCGTCGGCCTGACCCGGGTCAACCGCTACTACACCGAGGACCTCATGCTCGAGCGCTATCGCAACCTCTACCAACAGGCCATGGGGGCCGTCTGA
- the pelG gene encoding exopolysaccharide Pel transporter PelG, whose protein sequence is MAGIGFELRKILARDSYSATLRAYVYAGLISSGPWVLSIISVMLIGVLSLGVVVPELLIRQFLVTVTYLMAGSLIFTGGAQLFFTRFISDRLFEKRSDLILPNLVGILLLVTLSSGVLAVLTLALLFDQPLLYRLLVLANFVVLCNLWLVIIFLSGMKAYNRILLVMLAGYTLMVICALLLRFMKMEGLLLALLIGHASLLFMYLYDILREYPAPRLVAFDFLDRRQVFVSLVVTGLCYNLGIWIDKFIFWFNPNTSDQVIGPLRASILYDLPIFLAYLAIIPGMAVFLVRIETDFAEWYERVYAAIRGGETLQHIGQLKEQMILAIRQGLLEICKVQGLTVVLLFLLGPQLLEWLGISSYYLPLFYVDLIGVSVQVVFMALLNVFFYLDKRVIVMQLCLLFVGLNGVLTLLSQYLGPSFFGYGFTLSLLICVLIGLARLTRSLDDLEYETFMLSR, encoded by the coding sequence ATGGCCGGTATCGGTTTCGAACTGCGCAAGATCCTCGCCCGCGACTCCTACTCGGCAACCCTGCGGGCCTACGTTTACGCCGGCCTGATCAGTTCGGGTCCCTGGGTGCTGTCGATCATCAGCGTGATGCTGATCGGCGTGCTGAGCCTGGGCGTGGTGGTGCCGGAGCTGCTGATTCGCCAGTTCCTGGTCACCGTGACCTACCTGATGGCCGGCTCGCTGATCTTCACCGGTGGCGCCCAGCTGTTCTTCACCCGTTTCATTTCCGACCGTTTGTTCGAGAAGCGCAGCGACCTGATCCTGCCCAATCTGGTCGGCATCCTGCTGCTGGTGACCCTGTCGTCGGGCGTGCTGGCGGTGCTTACGCTGGCGCTGCTGTTCGACCAGCCGTTGCTCTACCGCCTGCTGGTACTGGCCAACTTCGTGGTGCTGTGCAACCTGTGGCTGGTGATCATCTTCCTATCCGGGATGAAGGCCTATAACCGCATCCTGCTGGTGATGCTGGCCGGCTATACCCTGATGGTGATCTGCGCCCTGCTGCTGCGTTTCATGAAGATGGAGGGCCTGTTGCTGGCGCTGCTGATCGGGCATGCCAGCCTGCTGTTCATGTACCTCTACGACATCCTGCGCGAGTACCCGGCGCCGCGCCTGGTGGCCTTCGACTTCCTCGACCGGCGCCAGGTGTTTGTCAGCCTGGTGGTCACGGGCCTGTGCTACAACCTCGGCATCTGGATCGACAAATTCATCTTCTGGTTCAACCCCAACACCTCGGACCAGGTCATCGGCCCGCTGCGCGCGTCGATTCTCTACGACTTGCCGATCTTTCTCGCCTACCTGGCGATCATTCCCGGCATGGCGGTGTTCCTGGTGCGCATCGAAACCGACTTCGCGGAATGGTACGAGCGGGTCTATGCGGCGATTCGCGGCGGCGAAACCCTGCAGCACATCGGCCAGTTGAAGGAGCAGATGATCCTCGCCATCCGTCAGGGGCTGCTGGAAATCTGCAAGGTCCAGGGGCTGACCGTGGTCCTGCTGTTCCTGCTCGGGCCGCAACTGCTGGAGTGGCTGGGGATTTCCTCCTACTACCTGCCGCTGTTCTACGTCGACCTGATAGGGGTGAGCGTGCAGGTGGTGTTCATGGCCCTGCTCAACGTGTTCTTCTACCTCGACAAGCGCGTCATCGTCATGCAGTTGTGCCTGCTGTTCGTGGGGCTCAATGGTGTCTTGACCCTGCTCAGCCAGTATCTGGGGCCGAGCTTCTTCGGTTACGGCTTCACACTGTCGCTGCTGATCTGCGTGCTGATCGGCCTGGCGCGCCTGACCCGCTCCCTGGACGATCTCGAGTACGAGACCTTCATGCTCAGTCGCTAG
- a CDS encoding hydrolase → MPITFKPAWWLPGPHLQTLWNPLCRKPAALRRRRERLWLADGDFLDLDWHGPHSATAPLVLVLHGLTGSSDSRYVVGLQLALAARGWASVALNWRGCSGEPNLLARGYHSGASEDLAETIAHLCAQRPLAPLYAVGYSLGGNVLLKHLGEAGNASQLRGAVAVSVPFRLDQCADRIGQGFSRVYQAHFMREMVAYVRSKQRLFADLGQADRLSTLERLGPLDGMRTFWDFDGRITAPLHGFSDAQDYYRRASSRYFLGRIHTPTLIIQAADDPFVFRHSLPEPGELAPSIQFELHAHGGHVGFVDGSPRRPGYYLERRIPQWLAARAAGQ, encoded by the coding sequence ATGCCCATAACCTTCAAACCCGCCTGGTGGCTGCCCGGCCCGCACCTGCAGACGCTGTGGAACCCGCTGTGCCGCAAGCCGGCGGCGCTGAGGCGCCGGCGCGAGCGCCTGTGGCTGGCGGACGGCGATTTCCTCGACCTCGACTGGCATGGCCCGCACAGTGCCACCGCGCCCCTGGTGCTGGTGTTGCACGGACTGACCGGCTCGTCCGACTCGCGCTATGTGGTGGGGCTGCAACTGGCCCTGGCCGCCCGGGGCTGGGCGAGCGTGGCATTGAACTGGCGCGGCTGCTCCGGGGAGCCCAACCTGCTGGCGCGCGGCTACCACTCCGGCGCCAGCGAGGACCTGGCGGAAACCATCGCCCACCTCTGCGCGCAACGGCCCCTGGCGCCGCTGTACGCGGTCGGCTACTCCCTGGGCGGCAACGTGTTGCTCAAACACCTCGGCGAAGCCGGCAACGCCAGTCAGTTGCGCGGCGCGGTGGCGGTGTCCGTGCCGTTTCGCCTGGACCAGTGTGCCGACCGCATCGGCCAGGGCTTCTCCCGGGTCTACCAGGCGCACTTCATGCGCGAGATGGTCGCCTACGTGCGCAGCAAGCAGCGGCTGTTCGCCGACCTGGGCCAGGCCGATCGCCTGTCGACCCTGGAACGCCTCGGCCCACTGGACGGCATGCGCACCTTCTGGGACTTCGACGGGCGAATCACCGCGCCGCTGCACGGATTCAGCGATGCCCAGGACTATTACAGGCGCGCCTCGAGCCGCTACTTCCTCGGCCGCATCCACACCCCGACGCTGATCATCCAGGCCGCCGACGACCCCTTCGTGTTCCGCCACAGCCTGCCGGAGCCGGGGGAGCTGGCGCCGAGCATCCAGTTCGAACTGCACGCCCACGGCGGTCACGTCGGCTTCGTCGACGGTTCGCCACGGCGCCCGGGCTATTACCTGGAGCGGCGCATCCCGCAGTGGCTGGCGGCCAGAGCCGCCGGCCAATAG
- the rsmD gene encoding 16S rRNA (guanine(966)-N(2))-methyltransferase RsmD — protein MPRSPVKPAKAHGGQGQLRIIGGEWRSRRFAFPDGPSLRPTPDRVRETLFNWLAPYVEGARVLDPFAGSGALYLEALSRGASSALALDLNPDSVAALRGHLQTLRCEHGQLLQADALAYLQQQPTTAFDLVFLDPPFHQGLLPPICNLLESRGWLSPHAWIYSESETPPSNLGLPGNWRLHREKQAGQVYYALWQRG, from the coding sequence ATGCCCAGATCCCCCGTCAAACCCGCCAAGGCCCATGGCGGCCAGGGCCAGTTACGGATCATCGGCGGCGAGTGGCGCTCGCGCCGCTTCGCCTTCCCCGATGGCCCGAGTCTGCGCCCCACGCCCGACCGCGTGCGTGAGACCCTGTTCAACTGGCTGGCGCCCTATGTCGAGGGCGCACGGGTGCTCGACCCCTTCGCCGGCAGCGGCGCCCTCTATCTGGAGGCGCTGTCCCGTGGCGCCAGCAGCGCCCTGGCCCTGGACCTCAACCCGGACTCGGTGGCCGCCCTGCGCGGCCACCTGCAGACCCTGCGCTGCGAGCACGGCCAGCTGCTGCAGGCCGACGCCCTCGCCTACCTGCAGCAGCAGCCGACCACGGCCTTCGACCTGGTGTTCCTCGATCCGCCGTTCCACCAGGGCCTGCTGCCGCCGATCTGCAACCTGCTGGAAAGTCGCGGCTGGCTCAGCCCCCACGCCTGGATCTACAGCGAGAGCGAAACGCCGCCCTCTAACCTGGGCCTGCCCGGCAACTGGCGGCTGCACCGGGAGAAACAGGCCGGTCAGGTGTACTACGCCTTGTGGCAGCGCGGATGA
- a CDS encoding M16 family metallopeptidase — translation MNERNALRYGLLGLALLVLLTVTREDAAAPPAKPAEAGKLESLTELNGQAPTRRDLQIQTWQTAEGAKVLFVAAPQLPMFDLRLTFAAGSSQDDGVPGLAMLTNAMLNEGVPGKDVGAIAAGFENLGAQFSNGAYRDMAVASLRALSAPEIREPALKLFATVVGQPTFPEDALGRIKNQVMAGFEYQKQDPGKLASLELFQRLYGEHPYAHPSDGNETSIPAIGREQLQAFHAKAYAAGNAVIALVGDLSRSEAEALVAQVSAALPKGPALPRIAQPEPPQAGASHIDFPSEQTHLMLAQLGIDRRDPDYAALYLGNQIFGGGGFGTRLMEEVREKRGLTYGVYSGFSAMQARGPFMINLQTRAELSAGTLQLVKDLLRDYLEEGPTQKELDDTKRELAGSFPLSTASNAAIVGQLGTIGFYDLPLDYLETFMAQVQALDVEQVKAAMARHLDPDSLVIVTAGPDVAQQPLPPPSDKPAEQPTGVPEH, via the coding sequence ATGAATGAACGCAACGCTCTGCGCTATGGCCTCCTGGGCCTGGCGCTGTTGGTGCTGCTGACGGTCACCCGCGAGGACGCCGCCGCGCCGCCCGCCAAGCCGGCCGAGGCCGGCAAGCTGGAATCCCTCACCGAACTGAACGGCCAGGCACCGACGCGCCGCGACCTGCAGATTCAGACCTGGCAAACCGCCGAGGGCGCCAAGGTGCTGTTCGTCGCCGCCCCCCAGCTGCCGATGTTCGACCTGCGCCTGACCTTCGCCGCCGGCAGCAGCCAGGATGACGGCGTGCCGGGCCTGGCCATGCTGACCAACGCCATGCTCAACGAGGGCGTGCCGGGCAAGGACGTCGGCGCCATCGCCGCCGGCTTCGAGAACCTCGGCGCCCAGTTCAGCAACGGCGCCTATCGCGACATGGCGGTGGCCAGCCTGCGCGCCCTCAGCGCGCCCGAGATCCGCGAGCCGGCGCTGAAGCTGTTCGCCACGGTGGTCGGCCAGCCGACCTTCCCCGAGGACGCCCTGGGGCGGATCAAGAACCAGGTGATGGCCGGCTTCGAGTACCAGAAGCAGGACCCCGGCAAGTTGGCCAGCCTGGAGCTGTTCCAGCGCCTGTACGGCGAGCATCCCTACGCCCATCCCAGCGACGGCAACGAAACGTCGATCCCGGCGATCGGTCGCGAGCAGCTGCAGGCCTTTCACGCCAAAGCCTACGCCGCCGGCAATGCGGTGATCGCCCTGGTCGGCGACCTCTCGCGCAGCGAGGCCGAGGCCCTCGTCGCCCAGGTATCGGCGGCCCTGCCGAAAGGCCCGGCATTGCCACGCATCGCCCAGCCGGAGCCTCCGCAGGCCGGCGCCAGTCACATCGACTTCCCGTCCGAGCAGACCCACCTGATGCTCGCCCAGCTCGGCATCGACCGCCGCGATCCGGACTACGCCGCCCTCTACCTGGGCAACCAGATCTTCGGCGGCGGCGGCTTCGGCACCCGGCTGATGGAGGAGGTGCGGGAGAAACGCGGTCTGACCTACGGCGTCTACTCCGGCTTCAGCGCCATGCAGGCGCGCGGCCCCTTCATGATCAACCTGCAGACCCGCGCCGAACTCAGCGCTGGCACCCTGCAGCTGGTCAAGGACCTGCTGCGCGACTACCTGGAAGAAGGCCCGACACAGAAGGAACTGGACGACACCAAGCGCGAGCTGGCGGGCAGCTTTCCGCTTTCCACCGCGAGCAACGCGGCGATCGTCGGCCAGCTCGGCACCATCGGCTTCTACGACCTGCCGCTGGACTACCTGGAGACCTTCATGGCCCAGGTCCAGGCCCTCGACGTCGAGCAGGTCAAGGCGGCGATGGCCAGGCACCTCGACCCCGATTCCCTGGTGATCGTCACCGCCGGTCCGGACGTGGCGCAGCAACCGCTGCCACCACCGAGCGACAAGCCCGCCGAGCAACCCACCGGCGTTCCGGAGCACTGA
- a CDS encoding M16 family metallopeptidase: MNMIARRAVAAVLGALCMPLMALAAAPQPTHEFSLDNGLKVIVREDHRAPVVVSQIWYKVGSSYETPGQTGLSHALEHMMFKGSDKIAPGEASRILRELGAEENAFTSDDYTAYYQVLARDRLAVALELEADRLASLRLPADEFQREIEVIKEERRLRTEDKPSGKAYERFKAMAYPASGYHTPTIGWMADLERMSVEELRAWYQAWYAPNNATLVVVGDVTADEVHKLAERYFGPIPRRPVPSAKPPRELPAPGERRLTLHLKTQLPSLLMGFNVPGLATAEQPRQVHALRLIATLLDGGYSARLPSRLERGQELVSGASAWYNAYARGDSLFVLSATPNVQTGKSLEQAEAGLWRELQDLQQSPPSAEELARVRAQVIAELVYDRDSITSQATTIGQLETVGLSWQLIDQELAELEAVTPADIQSAARTFFTRDRLSVAHVLPEEARDE; this comes from the coding sequence ATGAATATGATTGCCCGCCGCGCCGTCGCCGCAGTCCTCGGCGCACTCTGCATGCCGCTGATGGCGCTCGCCGCCGCCCCCCAACCGACCCACGAATTCAGCCTGGACAATGGCCTCAAGGTCATCGTCCGCGAGGACCATCGCGCCCCCGTGGTGGTGTCGCAGATCTGGTACAAGGTCGGCTCCAGCTACGAGACGCCCGGCCAGACCGGTTTGTCCCACGCCCTGGAGCACATGATGTTCAAGGGCAGCGACAAGATCGCCCCCGGCGAGGCCTCGCGCATCCTGCGCGAGCTGGGCGCCGAGGAGAACGCCTTCACCAGCGACGACTACACCGCCTACTACCAGGTGCTGGCCCGCGACCGCCTGGCGGTGGCCCTGGAGCTGGAAGCCGACCGCCTGGCCAGCCTGCGCCTGCCGGCCGACGAGTTCCAGCGCGAAATCGAAGTGATCAAGGAAGAGCGCCGCCTGCGCACCGAAGACAAACCCTCGGGCAAGGCCTACGAACGCTTCAAGGCCATGGCTTACCCGGCCAGCGGCTACCACACCCCGACCATCGGCTGGATGGCCGACCTCGAACGCATGAGCGTCGAGGAGCTGCGCGCCTGGTATCAGGCCTGGTATGCGCCGAACAACGCCACCCTGGTGGTGGTCGGCGACGTAACGGCCGACGAGGTGCATAAGCTCGCCGAGCGCTACTTCGGCCCCATTCCCCGTCGCCCCGTGCCGAGCGCCAAGCCCCCGCGCGAACTGCCGGCCCCTGGAGAGCGGCGCCTCACCCTGCACCTGAAGACCCAGCTGCCCAGCCTGCTGATGGGTTTCAACGTGCCCGGCCTGGCCACCGCCGAGCAGCCGCGCCAGGTGCATGCCCTGCGCCTGATCGCCACCCTGCTCGACGGCGGCTACAGCGCGCGCCTGCCGTCTCGTCTGGAGCGCGGCCAGGAACTGGTTTCCGGCGCATCCGCCTGGTACAACGCCTACGCCCGCGGCGACAGCCTGTTCGTGCTGTCCGCCACCCCCAACGTGCAGACCGGCAAGAGCCTGGAACAGGCGGAAGCCGGCCTGTGGCGCGAGCTGCAGGACCTGCAGCAGAGCCCGCCTTCGGCCGAGGAGCTGGCGCGGGTGCGCGCCCAGGTCATCGCCGAGCTGGTCTACGACCGCGACTCGATCACCAGCCAGGCCACCACCATCGGCCAGCTGGAAACCGTCGGCCTGTCCTGGCAACTGATCGATCAGGAGCTGGCCGAGCTGGAAGCGGTCACCCCGGCCGACATCCAGAGCGCCGCCCGCACCTTCTTCACCCGCGACCGCCTCAGCGTCGCCCATGTCCTGCCCGAGGAGGCGCGTGATGAATGA
- the ftsY gene encoding signal recognition particle-docking protein FtsY — protein sequence MFGSNDDKKTPATPAAEQPAEKGADKTAEKKGLFGWLRKKPQAPADNAAPNAPEPSPAADVAQVPAAEQPVPAPLAPPADSAVSAAAEPSPQAASAEAPPATEPPAAPSAGYLPEAPAAPQSAPGSTPAAAPSASRFRINAGSEVLHTPLPTPAPEPAEPPPPVVVAPVEQAKPGDNQGGWFARLKQGLSKTSASLGEGMASLFLGKKAIDDDLLDEIETRLLMADVGVEATTAIIQSLTQKVARKQLTDSGALYQALQGELTALLKPVEQPLRIDHAKRPYVILVVGVNGVGKTTTIGKLAKKLQLEGNKVMLAAGDTFRAAAVEQLQVWGERNQIAVIAQHTGADSASVIFDAVQAAKARGMDVLIADTAGRLHTKDNLMEELKKVRRVIGKLDDSAPHEVLLVLDAGTGQNAINQTKQFNQTVSLSGLVLTKLDGTAKGGVIFALAKQFGLPIRYIGVGEGIDDLRTFEAEAFVQALFAEK from the coding sequence ATGTTTGGTTCCAACGACGACAAGAAGACTCCCGCCACACCTGCGGCCGAGCAACCTGCCGAGAAAGGCGCGGACAAGACTGCGGAAAAGAAGGGCCTGTTCGGCTGGCTGCGCAAGAAGCCGCAGGCGCCTGCCGACAACGCCGCGCCTAACGCTCCCGAGCCATCTCCTGCTGCCGACGTGGCGCAGGTGCCGGCAGCAGAGCAACCGGTACCTGCGCCGCTTGCTCCGCCTGCCGATAGCGCCGTGTCCGCGGCCGCTGAACCGTCTCCCCAGGCCGCTTCCGCAGAGGCACCGCCAGCCACCGAACCGCCTGCGGCGCCGTCCGCCGGCTACCTGCCAGAGGCGCCGGCCGCCCCGCAATCTGCGCCGGGGTCGACGCCAGCCGCAGCGCCCAGCGCCTCGCGCTTTCGCATCAACGCCGGTAGCGAGGTGCTGCACACGCCGCTGCCGACCCCTGCGCCCGAGCCCGCCGAGCCGCCTCCGCCAGTGGTCGTGGCGCCGGTCGAGCAGGCCAAGCCCGGCGACAACCAGGGCGGCTGGTTCGCCCGTCTCAAGCAGGGCCTGTCGAAGACCAGCGCCAGCCTCGGCGAGGGCATGGCCAGCCTGTTTCTCGGCAAGAAGGCGATCGACGACGACCTGCTCGACGAGATCGAGACCCGCCTGTTGATGGCCGACGTCGGCGTCGAGGCCACGACGGCGATCATCCAGAGCCTGACCCAGAAGGTCGCGCGCAAGCAGCTGACCGACAGCGGCGCGCTCTACCAGGCGCTGCAGGGGGAGCTGACCGCGCTGCTCAAGCCGGTCGAACAGCCGTTGCGCATCGACCACGCCAAGCGTCCCTACGTGATCCTGGTGGTCGGGGTGAATGGCGTCGGCAAGACCACCACCATCGGCAAGCTGGCGAAGAAGCTGCAACTGGAAGGCAACAAGGTGATGCTGGCCGCCGGCGACACCTTCCGCGCCGCGGCGGTGGAGCAGCTGCAGGTGTGGGGCGAGCGCAACCAGATCGCGGTGATCGCCCAGCACACCGGCGCCGACTCCGCCTCGGTGATCTTCGATGCGGTGCAGGCCGCCAAGGCCCGCGGCATGGACGTGCTGATCGCCGATACGGCCGGGCGCCTGCACACCAAAGACAACCTGATGGAAGAGCTGAAGAAGGTGCGCCGGGTGATCGGTAAGCTGGACGACAGCGCGCCCCATGAAGTGCTGCTGGTGCTGGATGCCGGCACCGGGCAGAACGCCATCAACCAGACCAAGCAGTTCAATCAGACGGTCAGCCTCAGCGGTCTGGTGCTGACCAAGCTGGACGGCACCGCCAAGGGCGGGGTGATTTTCGCCCTGGCCAAGCAGTTCGGTTTGCCGATCCGCTATATCGGCGTCGGTGAAGGCATCGACGACCTGCGCACCTTCGAGGCCGAAGCCTTCGTCCAGGCGCTGTTCGCGGAGAAATAG
- the ftsE gene encoding cell division ATP-binding protein FtsE, producing the protein MIRFEQVGKRYPNGHVGLHELSFRVRRGEFLFVTGHSGAGKSTLLRLILAMERPTSGKLLLAGQDLAQITSAQIPYLRRQIGVVFQNHQLLFDRSVFDNVALPLQILGLGKAEIGQRVGAALERVALSDKVELFPGDLSTGQQQRVGIARAIVHRPALLLADEPTGNLDPRLAAEIMGVFEDINRLGTSVLIASHDLALIARMRHRMLTLQRGRLIGDGEAV; encoded by the coding sequence ATGATTCGATTCGAGCAGGTCGGCAAGCGTTACCCCAACGGTCACGTCGGGCTGCACGAGCTGAGTTTCCGCGTGCGCCGCGGCGAGTTCCTGTTCGTCACCGGCCACTCCGGTGCCGGCAAGAGCACCCTGCTGCGGCTGATCCTGGCGATGGAGCGGCCGACCAGCGGCAAGCTGCTGCTGGCCGGGCAGGACCTGGCGCAGATCACCAGCGCGCAGATTCCCTACCTGCGGCGGCAGATCGGCGTGGTGTTCCAGAATCACCAGCTGCTGTTCGACCGCAGCGTGTTCGACAACGTCGCCCTGCCCTTGCAGATTCTCGGACTGGGCAAGGCCGAGATCGGCCAGCGGGTCGGCGCCGCGCTCGAGCGGGTGGCCCTGTCGGACAAGGTCGAGCTGTTTCCCGGCGACCTATCCACCGGTCAGCAGCAGCGCGTCGGCATCGCCCGCGCCATCGTCCATCGTCCCGCCCTGCTGCTGGCCGACGAGCCGACCGGCAACCTCGATCCGCGCCTGGCGGCGGAGATCATGGGCGTGTTCGAGGACATCAACCGTCTGGGCACCAGCGTGTTGATCGCCAGCCACGACCTGGCGCTGATCGCGCGCATGCGCCACCGCATGCTGACCCTGCAGCGCGGCCGCCTGATCGGCGACGGGGAGGCGGTCTGA
- the ftsX gene encoding permease-like cell division protein FtsX: protein MSATRIPPPQPAQRVGAAPKKAEQKTPDDGPDFRSQLHAWLESHRASLVDSLRRLAKQPVGSFFTCLVMAVALSLPMGLALLLDNVERLGGSWQRAAQISLFLQIDASDAEGEGLRELIAAMEDVAEAEWISRERALDEFQQQSGLGEALKELPENPLPGVVLVTPREIDKATLEALRLRLAELPKVQQAQLDLLWVERLTAILNLGDRFVFGLTLLLVLALLLVIGNTIRLHIENRRTEIEVIKLVGGTDSYVRRPFLYMGALYGFGAGLLAWLVLAYGLGWLNGAVVRLAGLYGSNFALAGVPVADGLSLLLGAVLLGYIGAWLAVARHLSELAPR, encoded by the coding sequence ATGAGCGCCACCCGCATTCCGCCACCGCAGCCGGCCCAGCGCGTCGGCGCCGCGCCGAAGAAGGCCGAGCAGAAGACCCCGGACGACGGCCCGGACTTTCGCAGCCAGTTGCACGCCTGGCTGGAAAGCCACCGCGCCAGCCTGGTCGACAGCCTGCGCCGGCTGGCCAAGCAGCCGGTCGGCAGCTTCTTCACCTGCCTGGTGATGGCGGTCGCCCTGAGCCTGCCCATGGGCCTGGCCCTGCTGCTGGATAACGTCGAGCGCCTCGGCGGCTCCTGGCAGCGCGCGGCGCAGATCTCCCTGTTCCTGCAGATCGACGCCAGCGATGCCGAGGGTGAGGGGCTGCGCGAGCTGATCGCGGCGATGGAGGATGTCGCCGAGGCCGAGTGGATCAGTCGCGAACGGGCGCTGGACGAGTTCCAGCAGCAGTCCGGCCTGGGCGAGGCGCTCAAGGAGCTGCCGGAAAACCCCCTGCCCGGCGTGGTGCTGGTCACCCCCAGGGAAATCGACAAGGCCACCCTGGAGGCCCTGCGCCTGCGCCTGGCCGAGCTGCCCAAGGTGCAGCAGGCCCAGCTCGATCTGCTCTGGGTCGAGCGCCTGACGGCGATCCTCAATCTGGGCGACCGCTTCGTCTTCGGCCTGACCCTGCTGCTGGTGCTGGCCCTGCTGCTGGTGATCGGCAACACCATTCGCCTGCACATCGAGAACCGCCGCACCGAGATCGAGGTGATCAAGCTGGTCGGCGGCACCGACAGCTACGTGCGTCGGCCCTTCCTCTATATGGGCGCGCTGTACGGCTTCGGTGCCGGCCTGCTGGCCTGGTTGGTGCTGGCCTATGGCCTGGGCTGGCTCAATGGCGCGGTGGTGCGCCTGGCCGGTCTGTACGGCAGCAACTTCGCCCTGGCCGGGGTGCCGGTGGCCGACGGTCTGTCGCTGCTGCTCGGTGCGGTGCTGCTGGGTTACATTGGCGCCTGGCTGGCCGTCGCGCGCCATTTGAGCGAGCTGGCGCCCAGGTAG